GCAGGTCGAGCTCGACATCGCCACGAAGGCCCGCCAGCTGCCGGACGGCGACATCGCCGCGCTGAACAACTCCTTCGGCTTCGGTGGCGCCAACGTCGCCGTCGCGTTCGGGTCGTTCCGATGACCACGGCGCAGCCTGCCCCGGGCCCGGCGAAGCCGGCCAAGCTGCCCCGCGAGGAGGACCCCCGCAACCCGGTCCACCGGCTCCGTGCCCTGCTCGACGAGGGCTCCATGGAGCTCATCACCCCCGACGACGACTCGGGGATGCTCGCCGCCGTCGGGCTCGTGGACGGCACCCGCGTGGTCGCCTTCTGCTCGGACGCCACCGTCATGGGCGGCGCGATGGGCGACGTCGGCTGCCGTGTCGTCGTCGACGCCTACCACCGCGCGATGACCGACGGCATCCCGATCATCGGGCTCTGGCACTCCGGCGGCGCCCGGCTGGCCGAGGGCGTCCTCAGCCTCCACGCCGTCGGTCGGATCTTCCACGTGATGACCCAGGCCTCCGGCAAGATCCCGCAGGTCTCCGTGGTGCTGGGCCCGGCCGCCGGCGGCGCGGCGTACGGCCCCGCCCTGACCGACGTCGTCATCCTCGGCCCCGAGGGCCGGATCTTCGTCACCGGACCCGACGTGGTCCGCTCGGTGACCGGCGAGGACGTCGACATGCTGCGCCTGGGCGGCCCCGAGCCACACGGACGCCGCTCCGGCGTCGTCCACATCCTCACCGAGTCCGAGCGCGAGGCCCTCGACCGCGCCCGGATCGTGGCCTCCCTGCTCGGCTCCCAGGGCAGCCTGGTCGTCGACGACGTCGAGGACCGCGACCTCTCCGCGATGCTCCCCGAGTCCAAGAAGCGTGCGTACGACGTGCACCCGCTGGTGGAGTCCGTCCTCGACGAGGGCACCGCCCAGGAGCTCCACGCCCGGTGGGCGCCCAACATCGTCACGGCCCTGGGGCGCTTCGGCGGCCGGACCGTGGGGGTCGTCGCCAACAACCCGCTGCGCCTCGGCGGCTGCCTGGACTCGCTCTCCGCGGAGAAGGCGTCCCGCTTCGTGCGGATGTGCGACGCGTTCGGCGTGCCGCTCATCGTGCTCGTGGACGTGCCGGGCTACCTGCCCGGCGTCGGCCAGGAGTGGGACGGTGTCGTCCGCCGCGGCGCCAAGCTGCTGCACGCGTTCGGCGAGTGCGTCGTCCCCCGCGTCACCCTGGTCACGCGCAAGACGTACGGCGGCGCCTACATCGCCATGAACGCCCGCTCGCTCGGCGCCACCAAGGTGTTCGCCTGGCCGGGTGCCGAGGTCGCCGTCATGGGTGCGGTCGCCGCGATCCGCGTGCTGCACCGGCGCAAGCTGGCCGAGGTCGCCCCGGA
The Nocardioides luti genome window above contains:
- a CDS encoding acyl-CoA carboxylase subunit beta, yielding MTTAQPAPGPAKPAKLPREEDPRNPVHRLRALLDEGSMELITPDDDSGMLAAVGLVDGTRVVAFCSDATVMGGAMGDVGCRVVVDAYHRAMTDGIPIIGLWHSGGARLAEGVLSLHAVGRIFHVMTQASGKIPQVSVVLGPAAGGAAYGPALTDVVILGPEGRIFVTGPDVVRSVTGEDVDMLRLGGPEPHGRRSGVVHILTESEREALDRARIVASLLGSQGSLVVDDVEDRDLSAMLPESKKRAYDVHPLVESVLDEGTAQELHARWAPNIVTALGRFGGRTVGVVANNPLRLGGCLDSLSAEKASRFVRMCDAFGVPLIVLVDVPGYLPGVGQEWDGVVRRGAKLLHAFGECVVPRVTLVTRKTYGGAYIAMNARSLGATKVFAWPGAEVAVMGAVAAIRVLHRRKLAEVAPDIRPQVEAELAAEHERIAGGVEKAVEIGVVDEIVTPQATRSTIARAIDDAVQTGGVRRGMHGNIPL